One stretch of Ipomoea triloba cultivar NCNSP0323 chromosome 8, ASM357664v1 DNA includes these proteins:
- the LOC116026989 gene encoding uncharacterized protein LOC116026989 — translation MVICLRGSICDSPQAMRTGILRVMCVCSNVLCMVSSRLPVPGLTAYTLSFSVGFTSSKTDVSLFIYSAGSVRLYLLVYVDDILVMGSDLDSVTALVAKMGSEFKIRDMGASYSYCLSRVDVGTAIPYADPTQYRSLAGALQYLMVTRPDLSFAVNKLCQHMRAPTTEHWGMLKRVLRYMKGTLHFGLCICRSSSIDIHAFSDYDWAGDPGDRKSTSGFAVFIGRNLVSWVCRKQRTVARSSTEAEYKALADVSAEVTWLARF, via the exons ATGGTAATCTGCCTGAGAGGGTCTATATGCGACAGCCCCCAGGCTATGAGGACCGGGATACTCCGAGTCATGTGTGTCTGCTCCAACGTTCTTTGTATGGTCTCAAGCAGGCTCCCCGTGCCTGGTTTGACCGCCTACACACTTTCCTTCTCTGTTGGTTTTACGTCGTCTAAAACTGATGTTTCTTTATTCATTTACTCTGCTGGCTCTGTTCGGTTGTATTTGCTTGTGTATGTGGACGACATTCTGGTTATGGGCTCTGACTTGGATTCTGTTACTGCTTTGGTTGCTAAGATGGGTTCGGAGTTCAAGATTCGTGACATGG GCGCTAGCTACTCCTATTGCTTGTCTCGGGTAGATGTTGGTACGGCAATTCCATATGCTGATCCAACTCAGTACCGTAGTCTAGCTGGGGCTCTGCAGTATCTCATGGTTACGAGGCCTGATCTGTCGTTCGCAGTCAACAAGCTTTGTCAACACATGCGCGCTCCTACTACTGAGCATTGGGGCATGCTCAAGCGTGTTCTTCGCTACATGAAAGGGACTTTGCATTTTGGGTTGTGCATTTGTCGATCTTCCTCGATCGATATTCATGCATTTTCTGACTATGATTGGGCTGGAGACCCCGGTGATCGTAAGTCCACGAGTGGTTTTGCTGTTTTCATAGGTCGTAATTTAGTTTCCTGGGTCTGTCGCAAGCAACGGACAGTGGCTCGGTCTTCCACTGAGGCCGAGTACAAAGCACTAGCTGATGTTTCTGCTGAGGTTACTTGGTTGGCTCGCTTCTGA